The following DNA comes from Phytohabitans rumicis.
AGGTCGAGCCGAAGAGCTCCGCGATGGCCGCGCCGATCACGGCGAGCGGCATCGCGGTCTTGAGGCCGACGAAGATCTGCGGCAGCGCCGCCGGCAGGCGCACCTTGGCGAACGCCTGCCAGCGCGACGCGGACAGCGACCGGGCCAGCTCGGCCAACTCCGCGGGTGTCCGGGTCAGGCCGCCGACCGTGGCCAGCACGACCGGGAAGAAGCACATCAGGACCACCATCACCACCTTCGGCGCCTGGCCGAAGCCCAGCCATACCGTCAGCAGCGAGCCCAACGCCAGCTTGGGTACGGCGTTGAGCGCCACCAGCGACGGATACATGGCCTCCTCGATCCAGCGCGAGCTGGCCAGGGCGGCGCCGATGAGCACGCCGGCCACCACCGCCAGCGCGAACCCGGCCAGCGTTTCCAGCAGCGTCACCCAGGTGTTGTCCGCCAGGTACCCCGGCAGCCGGCCGAACACGGCGGCCACCTCCCGGGGCGTGGGCGCCACGTACGACTGCACGTCGAACGCGACGATGACCAGCCACCACAGCGC
Coding sequences within:
- a CDS encoding ABC transporter permease, with translation MRRILLPLAGAGATVALWWLVIVAFDVQSYVAPTPREVAAVFGRLPGYLADNTWVTLLETLAGFALAVVAGVLIGAALASSRWIEEAMYPSLVALNAVPKLALGSLLTVWLGFGQAPKVVMVVLMCFFPVVLATVGGLTRTPAELAELARSLSASRWQAFAKVRLPAALPQIFVGLKTAMPLAVIGAAIAELFGSTSGLGFVIYTAGSDTAVSFAAIVLLAAMSIVLFYAVVVVERLLLPWVRETTG